A stretch of DNA from Cerasicoccus sp. TK19100:
GACGGCATAGGCACCAATTAACTTTGTGAAAATGGTGCGTCCTTCACGGTCAGTTTCGGGGAAGTCGCCCTCCTGGAACGGGTCCTCCGCCAGCGAGCGAATGAAGCTCCGAATCTCGTGCTTGTCCTTAGAGCGCAAGGTCATCAATACGTCGATTGCCTCATCATCGACGAAGATTTGGTAAGCGCTGCTCATTCACAACCGAGGCGCTTTTCCATTTCTTCAAGGCTAACCCATTTTGTGTCCTTTGAGTCCAGTTTATCTGCGATCCTCGCAGGCCGTTCGGGGTCCATCACCCGGCGAAGCTGGAGAATGTAGCTGGTTAGCTCCTGAAGAGCGGGGGCCTCCATGCGCCTTAACTCTTCTTTGATTTCCTGAACTGACATGGAAACAAGTTTATCCTCAGTTGGCCTTGCTGCAAGTGCAGAACTGCATGAGGCGTTGGGTGATTCGCAGATGAATCTAGGCCAGAAACTCTCTCAAATCAAGGCCACCCTCACCAGAACTTCGAGATGAAATACCGATTGTTGGCGACGCGGCGGTAGCCCCATTCGCTGAGGGCGCGGAAGAGGCGGCTTTTTTCGTAAAAGCGCTTCGTCCAGCGCCAGCCGGGGGCGTGAGCGAGGGCGCGGTAGATGGCCTCAGCGGAGTGGTAGATGCCGCCATCGGGCTCGACGAGGTGCACGGCTTTTTCGAGCTCGGCTTCGGGGATTTCGGGGAAGCGCTTGAGCATCGTCTGGTAGGCGGCGTAGTCGATCTGGTCGCCAGTGCGGCGCTGGAGGCGTTGGGCTGAGCGTTTGCAAAAGCCGCAATCCCCGTCCCACAGCATGAGCGGTTTGTCCGGCGGCGATTGCACGCGTTGCGTCATGCGGGCAATGTGGAGGCCGGGCCAGAATTTGTCGAATGAAGATGCCGGGTGGGGTAATCATTGCGGAAAATTTCCAGGGTGGCGGCCGATATCCTTATCGGCCAGAGCCTGTAACAAACAGATGGAGTAGGTCCGTTGCTGAGGCTATATCCGTCAAGAGTTACTTTCAGCCAATCATTTAGGTTCGAACTCGCCCCTGGCCGATAGGGATATCGGCCGCCACCTTATTGTGTTTACTGGCGGTGCAGCCCGGTGAGGTGATATTGTCGCTTTGCAATTTATTGAACACTGCCTTAATTGTGAGGTCACGTTGATTGCCCATGAGTCGTTCCCCCACGATTGCCAGTCTCCTGTTGCTAGCTGCGGCACCCTTGTGCGCGGCGGGTGGGGATGCCTTTGCCGCAGGGGAGACGCTGAGCTGGCATGACACGCGCATGCTGATGGCCGAGTATTGCTTCGACTGCCATGGCGGGTTCCTGACGGAGGGTGGGGTGGACCTTGTCCAGACGCAGTTTGAGCGCACCGTCGCCGAGACGCCGGAAAAGTGGGAGAAGGTCGTTAAAGCGTTGCGAATTCACTACATGCCGCCGCTCGACCACCGGGAAATGCCGCCCGAGCACCGCGAGGCCCTGCTGCGCGCCGTGGACGCCCGCCTCCTACAGGTCGCGGAGAAATCCACGCCCGACCACGAGACGCTGCGCCGGCTGAATCGCTACGAGTTTGCCAACACGCTCAACGACCTGTTGCTGGTGGACTTCCCCGCGCGTGAGCAATTGCCGGGTGATGACACCGGCTACGGTTTCGACAACAACGCCGACGTGTTGAAAGTTTCCCCGCTGCTCTTGGAGCGCTACCTGAGCCTCGCGGCGGATGCCGCGGAGTGGGCGGTGCCGCTGCCCGCCAAGACGCGTGCGGATCGCTACGCGGGCAGCATGTTTGACGGCAGTGGCGGCGACCGCGGCTCGGGCCAGAGCGTTTACGCGAGCGGTATGGAGCAGGCGGCCAAAATCGATCTCTCCTTGCCCGCGCGGGGTGTTTATCGGGTGAAGCTTCATTTGGCGGGTGACCAGGCGGGCGATGAACCGGTCCGCGCGCGGGTCCATGGCCTGGGCGAGGCGCAGGTGGTCGACGCGCCTTCGGCCGACATCGGTGCGCCCACGATGGTCGAGCTGGAATTCTCGCAAAACCAGCCTGGCGAGCGCCGCCTCGCCGTCGAGCTGGCCAACGATTTTTATGACGAGCACGCGCCGCCGCCGAATGACCGCAACCTGGTCTTGGTTGCCATGGAGCTGGAGGGGCCGTTTCAAACCGAGGCCGACTTGATGACGCCGTTTCTGGAGCGTCACTTTGGTGGGCTGCCGGAAGCCGTCGCCCCCGCGCAGATGCGGCAGGGGATTCAGCGTTTCGCCAGCCGCGCCTTTCGCCGCCCGGTGACCGGTGAGGAGCTGAATTCGCTGTGGATGGTTTACCAGCAGGAACTCAAGCGGACGGATAATGACCCCCGCCGCGCCTTGCATGCGGTGATGGACACCGTCATGGCCTCGCCGAACTTCATTTACCGCGTGGAGCCCGATGATGCGGCCAACGAATACGCGCTGGCCAGTTGGCTCTCGTATTACCTGTGGGGCTCGATGCCGGATGACCGCCTGTTCGAGCTCGCGCGCAAGGGCGAGCTGCGGGCGGGCCTCGACGCCGAGATCCAGCGCATGCTGCGCGACCCGCGTTCGCGTACGCTCACGGAAGAGTTCGCCGCGCAGTGGCTGCAGTTCCGTGATTTGCACAGCCTGCAAGTCGACCGCAAGACCTACCCCGACTACAACTGGCGGCTGCGCAACGCGATGTGGCAGGAGAACACGCGCTTCTTTAAAGACCTGATCGCGCAGGACCGCTCGATTCTGCGGGTGCTCGATGCGGACTACACCTTCGTTAACGACATCCTGGCCGAGCATTACGGGCTCGCCGACAAGCCCGGGCGTGGCTTTAAGCGTGTCTCGCTGGCGGACACCAACCGGCGCGGCATGTGGAGCCAGGCTGGGGTGCTGACCGTTACCTCGCACCCCGACCGGACCAGCCCGGTGCTGCGGGGGAAGTTCATTCTGGAAAATTTACTCGGCATGGCCCCGCCTCCGCCCCCGGCGAACATCCCTTCGCTCAGCGCGGCCAATGACCACCCGACGCCCAAGGATTTCCGCGAAAGTCTGGCGCTGCACCGTGCTGATCCCAACTGCGCCTCCTGCCATAACATTCTGGACCCGATCGGTCTGGCGATGGAAGGCTACGACGGCATCGGTGCCGAGCGCGATGAGGCCGCCCCGGCCGAAACCTTGTTCGATGGCGCGGTGATCGACAGCCCCAGCGCGCTCGTGGCCTACCTCGTCGAGACGCGGCGCGAAGAGTTTGTGGCGACCTTTACCGAAAAGCTGGCGACTTACGCGACTGGCCGCGGAGTCAACTACCGCGACCGCCCTGCTTTGGAGCAGATTGCCGCCGAAACCGCCGCGCAGGACTACCGCATCGGCGCGCTGATCACCGCCGTGGCCCGCCACTACGCCCCGGGCGGGGCGAACTGATTTCGCTTTTTATTTTAAAATAACTGGATATACTGCGTAGCTCATGTCCACGCCCATCCCATCCCAAGCTTTGCACCGCCGCACGTTTTTGCGGGGGCTGGGGTCGGTGGTGGCGTTGCCGTTGTTTTACTCGCTGCCTGGCAGTGCGCTGGCGGAGTCGCTAGCGCCGGCGGTGAAGCCGATTGGGCTGACTCCGGATGGCAAGCCGCTGCGAATGGGCTTCATTTACCACCCCAACGGCGTGATCAACGAGAACTGGTTTCCGGCGGCCACGGGGAAATTATCCTCATTGCCGCCGACGCTGGAGCCGCTGGCCGGAGTCATTAACAACGTGCGCGTCGTTTCCGGGCTCAAGCACGACAAGGCGGCGGGCAATGGAGATGGCGCTGGCGATCACGCCCGCGCGAATGCCACGTTTTTAACCGGCATGCAGGCGCGCAAGACGGGCGGCGAAGACATCCAGATCGGCCAGTCTATCGACCAGGTGCTCGCGCGTAAGATGGACGGCGTCACCGATCTGCCGTCGATGGAGCTCTCGTGCAGTCGCCAGCGCAAGACGGGCTCTTGCGACAGCGGCTACAGCTGCGCCTACCAATATAATCTTTCCTGGCGCACGCCGACCACGCCCAACGTGCCGGAGGTCAACCCGAAGCAGGCCTTCGAGCGGATATTTGGCGCGAGCGACCCAACCAAGCGCCGCCAGATCGAGGAGCGCTGGGCGCGCCGCCAAAGCGTGCTCGATGGTGTGCGCGACGACACCCGCCGCCTCTATCGCCAGCTTTCGGCTGAGGAGCGCGACAAGCTGGCCTCGTATTTGGAGTCGGTGCGCGCGGTGGAGAGCCGCATCCAGAGCAACCTGGAAATGCCGCGCCCACCCGAGGATTACGAGCTGCCGGTGGGCATCCCGGCCGACTACAGCGAATACCTCGACGCGATGTTCGACATCATGGCGCTCGCGTTCGCCTCGGACTGCACCCGGGTGGCGACCTTTATGCTCGCGCACGACGGCAGTAACCAGATTTTCCCCGAGATCGATATTCGCAGCGGCCACCACAACCTGTCGCACCACGAAAACGACGGTAGTAAAATCGAGCAGCTCAAGAAGATCGACCGCTTTTACCTGGAGGCCTACGCGCGCTTTTTGGAAAAACTCGCGGCAACGCCCGATGGCGAAAACGGCCGCCTGCTCGACTCCTGCCTGCTGGTTTACGGCGGCGGCATCAGCGACGGCAACCGCCACAACCACGACAACCTGCCGGTGCTCCTCGCCGGCGAAACGAAAGCCATCGGCGGTGGCGAACACGTCCGCGTCAACCACGAGCCGATGTGCAATCTCTACATCGACTTGGCCGAGCGCTTCGGCGTGGGCATGCAGTCCTTCGGCGATAGCACCGGGCGCTTGCGGATGGCGTAGGAGCGGACGTTTTCCAG
This window harbors:
- a CDS encoding DUF1552 domain-containing protein — translated: MSTPIPSQALHRRTFLRGLGSVVALPLFYSLPGSALAESLAPAVKPIGLTPDGKPLRMGFIYHPNGVINENWFPAATGKLSSLPPTLEPLAGVINNVRVVSGLKHDKAAGNGDGAGDHARANATFLTGMQARKTGGEDIQIGQSIDQVLARKMDGVTDLPSMELSCSRQRKTGSCDSGYSCAYQYNLSWRTPTTPNVPEVNPKQAFERIFGASDPTKRRQIEERWARRQSVLDGVRDDTRRLYRQLSAEERDKLASYLESVRAVESRIQSNLEMPRPPEDYELPVGIPADYSEYLDAMFDIMALAFASDCTRVATFMLAHDGSNQIFPEIDIRSGHHNLSHHENDGSKIEQLKKIDRFYLEAYARFLEKLAATPDGENGRLLDSCLLVYGGGISDGNRHNHDNLPVLLAGETKAIGGGEHVRVNHEPMCNLYIDLAERFGVGMQSFGDSTGRLRMA
- a CDS encoding thiol-disulfide oxidoreductase DCC family protein produces the protein MTQRVQSPPDKPLMLWDGDCGFCKRSAQRLQRRTGDQIDYAAYQTMLKRFPEIPEAELEKAVHLVEPDGGIYHSAEAIYRALAHAPGWRWTKRFYEKSRLFRALSEWGYRRVANNRYFISKFW
- a CDS encoding DUF1592 domain-containing protein, translating into MSRSPTIASLLLLAAAPLCAAGGDAFAAGETLSWHDTRMLMAEYCFDCHGGFLTEGGVDLVQTQFERTVAETPEKWEKVVKALRIHYMPPLDHREMPPEHREALLRAVDARLLQVAEKSTPDHETLRRLNRYEFANTLNDLLLVDFPAREQLPGDDTGYGFDNNADVLKVSPLLLERYLSLAADAAEWAVPLPAKTRADRYAGSMFDGSGGDRGSGQSVYASGMEQAAKIDLSLPARGVYRVKLHLAGDQAGDEPVRARVHGLGEAQVVDAPSADIGAPTMVELEFSQNQPGERRLAVELANDFYDEHAPPPNDRNLVLVAMELEGPFQTEADLMTPFLERHFGGLPEAVAPAQMRQGIQRFASRAFRRPVTGEELNSLWMVYQQELKRTDNDPRRALHAVMDTVMASPNFIYRVEPDDAANEYALASWLSYYLWGSMPDDRLFELARKGELRAGLDAEIQRMLRDPRSRTLTEEFAAQWLQFRDLHSLQVDRKTYPDYNWRLRNAMWQENTRFFKDLIAQDRSILRVLDADYTFVNDILAEHYGLADKPGRGFKRVSLADTNRRGMWSQAGVLTVTSHPDRTSPVLRGKFILENLLGMAPPPPPANIPSLSAANDHPTPKDFRESLALHRADPNCASCHNILDPIGLAMEGYDGIGAERDEAAPAETLFDGAVIDSPSALVAYLVETRREEFVATFTEKLATYATGRGVNYRDRPALEQIAAETAAQDYRIGALITAVARHYAPGGAN